Proteins encoded within one genomic window of Flavobacterium sp. NG2:
- a CDS encoding LuxR C-terminal-related transcriptional regulator, producing MSKETNKLKLVWDTGKKTAIQKTVLPEINFNNIISNIVSLGPYYSYIIDFFDGSISHVSPSIQDIHGFDPETVTLDDIINSIHPDDMDFVAKAEESNINFLFNTIGKEQVLNYKTNYSFRSRMKNGEYAMLNHQAILLTLDDNGRFGKSLNIHTVIDHITKTNSFTFSLIGLQDHPSYTDIKVCQNINEYIAFSTRELEVIKLIYSGLSTKEIALALSISEHTIKTHRKNIYKKSNCKNVSELIHRCIASGLI from the coding sequence ATGAGCAAAGAAACCAATAAACTAAAATTAGTATGGGATACCGGTAAAAAAACGGCTATCCAAAAAACGGTGTTGCCTGAAATCAATTTCAATAACATCATAAGCAACATCGTTAGTTTAGGTCCTTACTACTCTTATATAATTGACTTTTTTGATGGTTCCATTTCGCATGTAAGTCCTTCCATACAAGACATTCATGGTTTTGACCCTGAAACAGTAACACTTGATGATATTATTAATAGTATCCATCCTGACGATATGGATTTTGTAGCCAAAGCAGAAGAATCTAATATTAATTTCCTTTTTAACACCATCGGCAAAGAACAGGTACTAAACTATAAAACCAATTATTCTTTTAGAAGTCGAATGAAAAATGGCGAATATGCCATGTTGAATCATCAAGCCATTTTACTAACCTTAGACGACAACGGGCGTTTTGGAAAATCGTTAAACATTCACACCGTAATAGATCATATTACCAAAACCAACAGTTTTACTTTTTCTTTAATTGGATTACAAGATCATCCTTCCTATACTGATATTAAAGTATGTCAAAACATAAATGAATATATTGCTTTTTCAACCAGAGAATTAGAAGTTATCAAACTAATCTACTCCGGATTATCCACCAAGGAAATAGCTCTAGCTCTTTCTATCAGTGAACATACCATCAAGACACACCGCAAAAATATTTATAAAAAGTCAAACTGTAAAAACGTATCAGAGTTGATTCATAGATGTATTGCTTCGGGCTTGATATGA
- the purL gene encoding phosphoribosylformylglycinamidine synthase, which produces MIHFFENQSKTVFAVQTQNEISAQDISKLNWLFANANKIEKSALTDFFVGPRATMITPWSTNAVEITQNMGISGIIRIEEFHAVDFDFTDFDPMLSQKYSELNQDIFTINIEPEAILDIDDIAAYNQSEGLALSPEEVEYLNDLATKLGRKLTDSEIFAFSQANSEHCRHKIFNGTFVIDGVEKETSLFKLIKKTSQENPGDIVSAYKDNVAFVKGPKVQQFAPKSADKADFYETKEFDSVLSLKAETHNFPTTVEPFNGAATGAGGEIRDRLAGGQGSLPLAGTAVYMTSYSRLESFDSAQDSRPWENAVEERKWLYQTPMDILIKASNGASDFGNKFGQPLITGSVLTFEHEEDARKLGFDKVIMQAGGIGYGKVEQALKHKPQEGDKIVILGGENYRIGMGGAAVSSADTGAMSTGIELNAIQRSNPEMQKRAANAIRGLVESDINPIVSIHDHGAGGHLNCLSELVEDTGGLIDLDKLPVGDPTLSAKEIIGNESQERMGLVIAQKDIDTLQRIADRERSPMYQVGDVTGDHRFTFESKTTGAKPMDYALEDFFGSSPKTIINDKTITRNYADLSYAVKNISTYLEQVLQLEAVACKDWLTNKVDRCVSGKVAKQQCVGPLQLPLNNCGVMALDYLGKEGLATSIGHSPIAALIDAAAGSRTAIAESLSNIVWAPIKDGINGISLSANWMWACKNEGEDARLYEAVQSCSDFAIELGINIPTGKDSLSMKQKYPNDEVIAPGTVIISAAGHCTDIKKVVEPVLQKDGGSIYYINLSQDEFKLGGSSFAQTLNKIGTEVPTIKDSAFFKRAFNTVQELILDNNIVAGHDIGSGGLITTLLEMCFADVNLGAKIDFSVFEEKDIIKYLFAENIGLVFQAKNDGDLEAKLKANDVSFYKLGTVTTDARLDFGPCGLDIAKYRDIWFKTSFLLDQKQSKNGTAHARYENYKNQPLQFSFPTHFTGVKPSVDNSKPRPKAAIIREKGSNSEREMANAMYLAGFDVKDIHMTDLISGRENLEDIQFIGAVGGFSNSDVLGSAKGWAGAFLYNEKAKTALDNFFKREDTLSVGICNGCQLLMELEKINPEHEVHGKMLHNDSHKHESIFTSVTIQENKSVMLSTLAGSTLGVWVSHGEGKFELPLAEENYNIVGKYGYDSYPANPNGSDYNTAMLCDATGRHLVMMPHIERSTFQWNWANYPAGRNDEVTPWLEAFVNARLWIEKH; this is translated from the coding sequence ATGATCCATTTCTTTGAAAACCAAAGCAAAACTGTTTTTGCAGTACAAACGCAAAACGAAATTTCGGCTCAAGACATATCTAAACTAAACTGGCTTTTTGCCAATGCAAATAAAATAGAGAAATCCGCACTGACGGATTTTTTTGTTGGTCCTCGCGCCACAATGATTACGCCTTGGAGCACCAACGCTGTTGAAATCACTCAAAACATGGGGATTTCAGGAATCATCAGAATCGAAGAATTCCACGCTGTAGACTTTGATTTCACTGATTTTGACCCAATGCTTTCTCAAAAATATTCAGAACTTAATCAAGACATATTCACTATCAATATTGAACCAGAAGCTATTTTGGACATTGATGATATTGCCGCTTACAATCAATCCGAAGGATTGGCTTTAAGCCCAGAGGAAGTGGAGTATTTGAATGATTTGGCAACCAAATTAGGAAGAAAACTAACAGATTCTGAAATTTTTGCTTTCTCACAAGCCAATTCAGAACACTGTCGTCACAAAATTTTCAACGGAACTTTTGTAATTGATGGTGTTGAAAAAGAAACTTCTCTTTTTAAATTAATTAAGAAAACATCTCAAGAAAACCCTGGAGATATCGTGTCTGCTTATAAAGACAATGTGGCTTTTGTAAAAGGGCCAAAAGTGCAACAATTTGCTCCAAAAAGCGCTGACAAAGCCGATTTTTATGAAACAAAAGAATTTGATTCGGTTCTTTCATTAAAAGCAGAAACACACAACTTCCCTACTACCGTAGAGCCTTTCAATGGTGCTGCAACTGGTGCAGGTGGAGAAATTCGTGACCGTTTAGCAGGAGGACAAGGTTCGTTGCCTTTAGCAGGAACAGCCGTTTACATGACTTCTTATTCAAGATTAGAGTCCTTCGACTCCGCTCAGGATAGCAGACCTTGGGAAAATGCAGTGGAAGAAAGAAAATGGTTGTACCAAACACCAATGGACATCTTAATCAAAGCATCAAATGGAGCATCTGATTTTGGAAACAAATTCGGGCAGCCTTTGATTACCGGTTCTGTACTGACTTTCGAACATGAAGAAGATGCTCGCAAACTTGGTTTTGACAAGGTAATCATGCAAGCAGGTGGTATTGGTTACGGAAAAGTAGAACAAGCATTAAAACACAAACCACAAGAGGGTGACAAAATTGTTATCCTTGGTGGAGAAAATTATAGAATTGGAATGGGTGGAGCAGCAGTTTCATCGGCTGATACAGGTGCAATGAGTACAGGTATTGAGTTGAATGCTATTCAACGTTCGAATCCAGAAATGCAAAAACGTGCTGCCAATGCCATTCGTGGTTTAGTAGAAAGCGACATCAACCCTATTGTATCGATTCACGATCACGGTGCAGGTGGACACCTAAACTGTCTTTCTGAATTAGTAGAAGATACAGGAGGTTTAATTGATTTAGATAAATTACCTGTTGGTGACCCTACTCTATCAGCTAAAGAAATCATTGGTAACGAATCTCAAGAAAGAATGGGATTGGTTATTGCTCAAAAAGACATCGATACACTACAACGTATTGCCGACAGAGAGCGTTCTCCTATGTACCAAGTAGGTGATGTAACGGGTGACCACCGTTTTACTTTCGAATCAAAAACTACGGGTGCAAAACCAATGGATTATGCTTTGGAAGACTTCTTTGGTAGTTCGCCAAAAACCATCATCAACGATAAAACTATCACTCGTAACTACGCTGATTTAAGTTATGCTGTAAAAAACATTTCAACTTACCTTGAACAAGTATTACAATTAGAAGCAGTAGCTTGTAAAGACTGGTTGACAAATAAAGTTGACCGTTGTGTAAGTGGTAAAGTTGCTAAACAACAATGTGTAGGTCCTTTACAATTGCCATTGAATAACTGTGGTGTAATGGCACTGGATTATTTAGGAAAAGAAGGTTTAGCTACTTCTATTGGTCACTCTCCTATCGCTGCTTTGATTGATGCTGCTGCAGGAAGTAGAACGGCTATTGCTGAGTCTCTATCAAACATTGTTTGGGCACCAATTAAAGATGGTATAAACGGAATTTCATTGTCGGCCAACTGGATGTGGGCTTGTAAAAATGAAGGTGAAGACGCTCGTTTGTACGAAGCTGTACAAAGTTGTTCTGATTTCGCTATCGAATTAGGAATCAATATCCCTACAGGAAAAGATTCTCTTTCGATGAAACAAAAATATCCTAACGACGAAGTTATCGCTCCTGGAACGGTAATTATTTCGGCGGCAGGACATTGTACGGACATCAAAAAAGTGGTAGAACCTGTTTTACAAAAAGATGGTGGTTCGATTTACTATATCAATTTATCTCAAGATGAGTTTAAATTAGGCGGAAGTTCATTTGCTCAAACTTTGAATAAAATTGGTACAGAAGTTCCAACAATTAAAGATTCTGCTTTCTTCAAAAGAGCTTTCAATACGGTTCAAGAATTAATTTTAGATAACAATATCGTTGCTGGTCACGATATTGGAAGTGGTGGTTTGATTACTACTTTACTTGAAATGTGTTTCGCTGATGTGAATTTGGGAGCAAAAATAGATTTCTCTGTTTTTGAAGAAAAAGACATTATCAAATATCTTTTTGCTGAAAACATCGGACTTGTTTTTCAAGCGAAAAATGATGGTGATTTAGAAGCTAAATTAAAAGCTAACGACGTTTCTTTTTATAAATTAGGAACTGTTACTACAGATGCAAGACTAGACTTTGGTCCTTGTGGATTAGATATTGCAAAATACAGAGATATTTGGTTTAAAACATCATTCTTGTTAGACCAAAAACAATCTAAAAACGGAACAGCACACGCTCGTTACGAAAACTATAAAAACCAACCGTTACAGTTTAGTTTCCCTACACATTTCACAGGTGTAAAACCTTCAGTTGACAATAGCAAACCACGTCCAAAAGCGGCCATTATTCGTGAAAAAGGAAGTAACTCGGAACGCGAAATGGCGAATGCCATGTACTTAGCTGGTTTTGATGTAAAAGACATTCACATGACCGATTTGATTTCGGGACGTGAAAACCTAGAAGACATACAATTCATTGGAGCTGTTGGAGGATTCTCTAACTCGGATGTATTAGGTTCTGCTAAAGGTTGGGCTGGTGCTTTCTTGTACAACGAAAAAGCAAAAACTGCCTTAGATAATTTCTTCAAAAGAGAAGACACTTTATCTGTAGGTATCTGCAATGGTTGTCAGTTATTGATGGAATTAGAGAAAATCAATCCAGAGCACGAAGTACACGGAAAAATGCTTCATAATGATAGTCATAAACACGAGAGCATCTTTACATCGGTAACGATTCAAGAAAACAAATCGGTGATGTTATCTACTTTAGCAGGAAGTACTTTAGGAGTTTGGGTATCGCATGGTGAAGGTAAATTTGAATTACCATTAGCCGAAGAAAACTACAACATCGTAGGTAAATACGGTTATGATAGTTATCCAGCAAACCCTAATGGTTCTGATTACAATACAGCAATGTTATGTGACGCTACAGGTCGTCACTTAGTAATGATGCCACATATCGAGCGTTCTACTTTCCAATGGAACTGGGCAAACTACCCAGCAGGTAGAAATGACGAAGTAACTCCTTGGCTAGAAGCCTTTGTAAATGCTAGATTGTGGATTGAAAAACACTAA
- a CDS encoding hotdog fold thioesterase encodes MTFDREKVLEICNSISRNTLMETLQIVFVDAGVDFLVGRMEVNSRVHQPMGLLHGGASVALAESVGSAASHLFVDSKTQEVRGIEISANHLKSIREGFVYGTARMIHKGRTIHLWEIKITDEEGNLISLCKLSNIVLDKKIK; translated from the coding sequence ATGACATTTGATAGAGAAAAAGTCCTTGAGATATGTAATTCGATAAGTCGAAATACTTTGATGGAAACCTTGCAAATTGTATTTGTTGATGCTGGTGTTGATTTTTTAGTTGGTCGAATGGAAGTGAATTCTAGGGTTCATCAACCTATGGGGTTGTTGCATGGAGGGGCTTCTGTAGCTTTAGCAGAAAGTGTTGGTAGTGCAGCTTCGCATTTATTTGTCGATTCAAAAACACAGGAAGTTAGAGGAATTGAAATTTCAGCCAATCATCTAAAAAGTATCCGTGAGGGCTTTGTTTATGGCACAGCGCGAATGATTCATAAAGGAAGGACCATACATCTTTGGGAAATAAAAATTACTGATGAAGAAGGGAATTTAATCTCTTTATGTAAATTATCTAATATAGTTTTAGATAAAAAAATCAAGTAA
- a CDS encoding isochorismate synthase produces the protein MIDFFIKVKQQEAQHLPFVIYKKPNKKKLVGFFQNNDHLYFAENFKERGFVFAPFEGCQMILIPKEESVKWETRIVLSKESEELELGEYSSNENTIGKAHFESLVQKGIDAIIKGDFNKVVLSREEIVSVPEFDLVTVFKKLIENYSEAFCYCWYHPKIGLWMGATPERLLKANRKQFYTMALAGTKIGDNAENAVWNAKEMEEQQIVTDFILENLKNKTSEIAISSPYTLQAGKLLHIITDIEGVIDENSNLGEVVAVLHPTPAVCGLPKNVAKEFILANEDYDRSYYTGFLGELNIKEFDKHQTRSDFYVNLRCMQIKDKEAHLYMGCGITKDSIPVNEWKESVNKSLTMKRVL, from the coding sequence ATGATTGATTTTTTTATTAAAGTGAAACAGCAAGAAGCTCAGCATTTACCATTTGTTATTTATAAAAAGCCAAATAAGAAAAAATTAGTTGGTTTTTTTCAAAACAATGATCATTTGTATTTTGCTGAAAATTTTAAAGAGAGAGGATTCGTCTTTGCTCCTTTTGAAGGCTGTCAAATGATTCTTATTCCTAAAGAAGAATCGGTTAAATGGGAAACAAGAATTGTTTTATCTAAGGAATCGGAAGAATTAGAACTAGGGGAGTATTCTAGTAATGAAAACACGATTGGTAAAGCTCATTTTGAATCTTTGGTTCAAAAAGGAATTGATGCAATAATCAAAGGAGATTTCAATAAAGTCGTGTTGTCAAGAGAAGAAATAGTATCGGTTCCAGAATTTGATTTAGTCACTGTTTTTAAAAAATTGATTGAAAATTATTCAGAAGCTTTTTGTTACTGTTGGTACCATCCTAAAATTGGTCTGTGGATGGGAGCAACACCTGAACGATTATTAAAAGCAAATAGGAAGCAATTTTACACCATGGCTTTGGCGGGTACAAAAATTGGAGACAATGCCGAAAATGCAGTCTGGAATGCTAAAGAAATGGAAGAGCAACAGATTGTAACGGATTTTATATTAGAAAATTTAAAAAATAAAACCTCGGAAATTGCTATTTCAAGTCCTTATACTTTACAAGCGGGAAAATTGCTTCATATTATAACTGATATTGAGGGAGTTATTGATGAGAATTCGAATTTAGGTGAGGTAGTTGCAGTATTACATCCCACCCCAGCAGTTTGTGGATTGCCAAAAAATGTTGCCAAAGAGTTTATCTTAGCCAATGAAGATTATGACCGAAGTTATTATACAGGCTTCTTAGGGGAATTAAATATTAAGGAGTTTGATAAGCATCAAACAAGGTCAGATTTTTATGTGAATTTGCGCTGTATGCAAATTAAAGATAAAGAAGCGCATTTGTATATGGGATGTGGTATTACCAAGGATAGTATTCCTGTAAACGAATGGAAGGAAAGTGTCAATAAGTCTTTGACGATGAAAAGGGTTTTGTAG